The Archocentrus centrarchus isolate MPI-CPG fArcCen1 chromosome 7, fArcCen1, whole genome shotgun sequence genome window below encodes:
- the b4galt3 gene encoding beta-1,4-galactosyltransferase 3 isoform X1 has translation MACCGRSLDSPCTLALLIGFQFAFVLYFSLGGFRGLVSVLVHTTEPEFDYSRPHDVYTNLSHLGVPPPPPRNSGTGPPATGPPLRDCQIPSPLLVGPVSVHLSSPLSLEEIRQRNPLVLPGGRYRPPDCEPRHHTAIVVPYRNRQSHLRALLYHLHPFLQRQQIHYSIYIVQQWGNSTFNRAKLLNVGVREALRDEDWSCIFLHDVDLLPENDHNTYTCHKQFPTHLSVAMDKFRYRLPYPQYFGGVSAVTPDQYMKMNGFPNQYWGWGGEDDDIAARVRLSGMKIVRPPVAIGHYKMIKHKGDRGNEQNPRRFDLLKRTRLNWRSDGLNSLTYELLSKELEPLYTNLTVNIGEDPHLAQGKVPIPVKATTPAHQRSTSKTGDPSKQEKRQEVPANMTVAKPVGEKTEPGQSKTANQITHQKTGKMK, from the exons ATGGCGTGCTGTGGGCGCTCTCTGGACTCTCCATGCACACTAGCTTTGCTGATAGGCTTCCAGTTTGCCTTTGTGCTCTATTTCTCTCTCGGGGGCTTCAGAGGCCTGGTGTCTGTCCTGGTGCACACCACAGAGCCCGAGTTTGATTACTCTCGACCACATGATGTATACACCAACCTCAGTCATCTGGGAGTACCGCCTCCCCCGCCTCGCAACTCTGGCACTGGACCCCCTGCCACAGGCCCACCACTGAGAGACTGCCAGATCCCTTCCCCACTTctgg TTGGACCTGTGTCTGTCCATCTTTCATCTCCTCTGTCTCTTGAGGAGATCAGACAAAGGAACCCATTAGTGTTGCCAGGTGGACGCTACCGGCCCCCAGACTGTGAACCACGCCATCACACAGCGATAGTGGTACCGTACCGAAACCGTCAGAGCCACCTCCGTGCCCTGCTCTACCACCTCCACCCCTTCTTGCAGAGACAGCAGATACACTACAGCATCTACATAGTACAGCAG TGGGGAAACAGCACTTTTAACCGAGCCAAGCTGCTAAATGTTGGTGTGCGGGAGGCACTCAGAGATGAAGACTGGAGCTGCATCTTCCTGCATGATGTTGACTTGCTGCCCGAAAATGACCACAACACCTACACCTGCCACAAACAGTTTCCTACACACCTGTCTGTGGCCATGGATAAGTTCCGATACAG gctgCCATATCCACAGTATTTTGGTGGGGTGTCTGCGGTGACCCCAGACCAGTACATGAAGATGAACGGTTTCCCTAACCAGTACTGGGGCTGGGGCGGGGAAGATGATGACATCGCTGCCAG GGTGCGTCTGTCTGGCATGAAGATTGTGCGCCCTCCAGTGGCCATTGGCCATTACAAGATGATCAAGCATAAAGGAGACCGAGGCAACGAGCAAAATCCACGCAG GTTTGACCTTCTGAAAAGGACCAGGCTCAACTGGCGCTCTGACGGCCTTAATTCCTTGACCTATGAGCTGCTTTCCAAAGAGCTTGAGCCACTCTACACCAACCTGACGGTCAACATTGGAGAAGACCCCCATCTGGCCCAGGGCAAGGTCCCCATTCCTGTGAAAGCAACGACCCCTGCCCACCAACGTAGCACCAGCAAGACAGGAGACCCATCCAAACAGGAAAAGAGGCAAGAAGTGCCAGCAAATATGACTGTGGCCAAGCCGGTCGGTGAAAAGACAGAACCTGGTCAGTCAAAGACAGCAAATCAAATAACACATCAGAAGACAGGGAAGATGAAATAA
- the b4galt3 gene encoding beta-1,4-galactosyltransferase 3 isoform X2, with amino-acid sequence MACCGRSLDSPCTLALLIGFQFAFVLYFSLGGFRGLVSVLVHTTEPEFDYSRPHDVYTNLSHLGVPPPPPRNSGTGPPATGPPLRDCQIPSPLLVGPVSVHLSSPLSLEEIRQRNPLVLPGGRYRPPDCEPRHHTAIVVPYRNRQSHLRALLYHLHPFLQRQQIHYSIYIVQQWGNSTFNRAKLLNVGVREALRDEDWSCIFLHDVDLLPENDHNTYTCHKQFPTHLSVAMDKFRYRVRLSGMKIVRPPVAIGHYKMIKHKGDRGNEQNPRRFDLLKRTRLNWRSDGLNSLTYELLSKELEPLYTNLTVNIGEDPHLAQGKVPIPVKATTPAHQRSTSKTGDPSKQEKRQEVPANMTVAKPVGEKTEPGQSKTANQITHQKTGKMK; translated from the exons ATGGCGTGCTGTGGGCGCTCTCTGGACTCTCCATGCACACTAGCTTTGCTGATAGGCTTCCAGTTTGCCTTTGTGCTCTATTTCTCTCTCGGGGGCTTCAGAGGCCTGGTGTCTGTCCTGGTGCACACCACAGAGCCCGAGTTTGATTACTCTCGACCACATGATGTATACACCAACCTCAGTCATCTGGGAGTACCGCCTCCCCCGCCTCGCAACTCTGGCACTGGACCCCCTGCCACAGGCCCACCACTGAGAGACTGCCAGATCCCTTCCCCACTTctgg TTGGACCTGTGTCTGTCCATCTTTCATCTCCTCTGTCTCTTGAGGAGATCAGACAAAGGAACCCATTAGTGTTGCCAGGTGGACGCTACCGGCCCCCAGACTGTGAACCACGCCATCACACAGCGATAGTGGTACCGTACCGAAACCGTCAGAGCCACCTCCGTGCCCTGCTCTACCACCTCCACCCCTTCTTGCAGAGACAGCAGATACACTACAGCATCTACATAGTACAGCAG TGGGGAAACAGCACTTTTAACCGAGCCAAGCTGCTAAATGTTGGTGTGCGGGAGGCACTCAGAGATGAAGACTGGAGCTGCATCTTCCTGCATGATGTTGACTTGCTGCCCGAAAATGACCACAACACCTACACCTGCCACAAACAGTTTCCTACACACCTGTCTGTGGCCATGGATAAGTTCCGATACAG GGTGCGTCTGTCTGGCATGAAGATTGTGCGCCCTCCAGTGGCCATTGGCCATTACAAGATGATCAAGCATAAAGGAGACCGAGGCAACGAGCAAAATCCACGCAG GTTTGACCTTCTGAAAAGGACCAGGCTCAACTGGCGCTCTGACGGCCTTAATTCCTTGACCTATGAGCTGCTTTCCAAAGAGCTTGAGCCACTCTACACCAACCTGACGGTCAACATTGGAGAAGACCCCCATCTGGCCCAGGGCAAGGTCCCCATTCCTGTGAAAGCAACGACCCCTGCCCACCAACGTAGCACCAGCAAGACAGGAGACCCATCCAAACAGGAAAAGAGGCAAGAAGTGCCAGCAAATATGACTGTGGCCAAGCCGGTCGGTGAAAAGACAGAACCTGGTCAGTCAAAGACAGCAAATCAAATAACACATCAGAAGACAGGGAAGATGAAATAA
- the b4galt3 gene encoding beta-1,4-galactosyltransferase 3 isoform X3 — MACCGRSLDSPCTLALLIGFQFAFVLYFSLGGFRGLVSVLVHTTEPEFDYSRPHDVYTNLSHLGVPPPPPRNSGTGPPATGPPLRDCQIPSPLLVGPVSVHLSSPLSLEEIRQRNPLVLPGGRYRPPDCEPRHHTAIVVPYRNRQSHLRALLYHLHPFLQRQQIHYSIYIVQQWGNSTFNRAKLLNVGVREALRDEDWSCIFLHDVDLLPENDHNTYTCHKQFPTHLSVAMDKFRYRLPYPQYFGGVSAVTPDQYMKMNGFPNQYWGWGGEDDDIAARVRLSGMKIVRPPVAIGHYKMIKHKGDRGNEQNPRSCHLLSKLLADGFVAHSNLVQVCNLVHDVL, encoded by the exons ATGGCGTGCTGTGGGCGCTCTCTGGACTCTCCATGCACACTAGCTTTGCTGATAGGCTTCCAGTTTGCCTTTGTGCTCTATTTCTCTCTCGGGGGCTTCAGAGGCCTGGTGTCTGTCCTGGTGCACACCACAGAGCCCGAGTTTGATTACTCTCGACCACATGATGTATACACCAACCTCAGTCATCTGGGAGTACCGCCTCCCCCGCCTCGCAACTCTGGCACTGGACCCCCTGCCACAGGCCCACCACTGAGAGACTGCCAGATCCCTTCCCCACTTctgg TTGGACCTGTGTCTGTCCATCTTTCATCTCCTCTGTCTCTTGAGGAGATCAGACAAAGGAACCCATTAGTGTTGCCAGGTGGACGCTACCGGCCCCCAGACTGTGAACCACGCCATCACACAGCGATAGTGGTACCGTACCGAAACCGTCAGAGCCACCTCCGTGCCCTGCTCTACCACCTCCACCCCTTCTTGCAGAGACAGCAGATACACTACAGCATCTACATAGTACAGCAG TGGGGAAACAGCACTTTTAACCGAGCCAAGCTGCTAAATGTTGGTGTGCGGGAGGCACTCAGAGATGAAGACTGGAGCTGCATCTTCCTGCATGATGTTGACTTGCTGCCCGAAAATGACCACAACACCTACACCTGCCACAAACAGTTTCCTACACACCTGTCTGTGGCCATGGATAAGTTCCGATACAG gctgCCATATCCACAGTATTTTGGTGGGGTGTCTGCGGTGACCCCAGACCAGTACATGAAGATGAACGGTTTCCCTAACCAGTACTGGGGCTGGGGCGGGGAAGATGATGACATCGCTGCCAG GGTGCGTCTGTCTGGCATGAAGATTGTGCGCCCTCCAGTGGCCATTGGCCATTACAAGATGATCAAGCATAAAGGAGACCGAGGCAACGAGCAAAATCCACGCAG ttgtcaccttctcagcaAGCTGCTCGCTGATGGCTTTGTAGCCCATTCCAACCTTGTGCAGGTCTGCAATCTTGTCCAtgatgtcctttga